In Panthera leo isolate Ple1 chromosome B3, P.leo_Ple1_pat1.1, whole genome shotgun sequence, a single genomic region encodes these proteins:
- the CKB gene encoding creatine kinase B-type yields MPFSNSHNALKLRFPAEDEFPDLSGHNNHMAKVLTPELYAELRAKCTPSGFTLDDVIQTGVDNPGHPYIMTVGCVAGDEESYDVFKELFDPIIEDRHGGYKPSDEHKTDLNPDNLQGGDDLDPNYVLSSRVRTGRSIRGFCLPPHCSRGERRAIEKLAVEALASLDGDLAGRYYALKSMTEAEQQQLIDDHFLFDKPVSPLLLASGMARDWPDARGIWHNDNKTFLVWINEEDHLRVISMQKGGNMKEVFTRFCNGLTQIETLFKSKNYEFMWNPHLGYILTCPSNLGTGLRAGVHIKLPHLGKHEKFPEVLKRLRLQKRGTGGVDTAAVGGVFDVSNADRLGFSEVELVQMVVDGVKLLIEMEQRLEQGQAIDDLVPAQK; encoded by the exons ATGCCCTTCTCCAATAGCCACAACGCGCTGAAGCTGCGCTTCCCGGCCGAGGACGAGTTCCCCGACCTCAGCGGCCACAACAACCACATGGCCAAGGTGCTGACCCCCGAGCTGTACGCGGAGCTGCGCGCCAAGTGCACGCCGAGCGGCTTCACACTGGACGACGTCATCCAGACCGGCGTGGATAACCCGG GTCACCCCTATATCATGACCGTGGGCTGCGTGGCAGGCGATGAGGAATCCTATGACGTGTTCAAGGAGCTCTTTGACCCCATCATCGAGGACCGGCACGGAGGCTACAAGCCCAGCGACGAGCACAAGACCGACCTCAATCCCGACAACCTGCAG GGCGGCGACGACCTGGACCCTAACTACGTGCTGAGCTCGCGGGTGCGCACGGGTCGCAGCATCCGCGGCTTCTGCCTCCCCCCGCACTGCAGCCGCGGGGAGCGCCGAGCCATCGAGAAGCTCGCAGTGGAAG CTCTGGCGAGCCTGGACGGCGACCTGGCCGGCAGGTACTACGCGCTCAAGAGCATGACCGAGGCAGAGCAGCAGCAGCTCATCGACGACCACTTCCTCTTCGACAAGCCCGTGTCGCCCCTGCTGCTGGCCTCCGGCATGGCCCGCGACTGGCCCGATGCCCGTGGCATCTG gcacaaTGACAATAAGACCTTCCTGGTGTGGATCAACGAGGAAGACCACCTTCGGGTCATCTCCATGCAGAAGGGGGGCAACATGAAGGAGGTGTTCACTCGCTTCTGCAATGGCCTCACCCAG ATTGAAACGCTCTTCAAGTCTAAGAACTACGAATTCATGTGGAACCCTCACCTGGGCTACATCCTGACCTGCCCGTCCAATCTGGGCACAGGGCTGCGGGCAGGTGTGCACATCAAGCTGCCCCACCTGGGCAAGCATGAGAAGTTCCCGGAGGTGCTCAAGCGGCTGCGGCTTCAGAAACGAGGCACAG GTGGTGTGGACACAGCTGCTGTGGGTGGGGTCTTCGACGTCTCCAACGCAGACCGCCTGGGCTTCTCGGAGGTGGAGCTGGTACAGATGGTGGTGGACGGCGTGAAGCTGCTCATCGAGATGGAGCAGCGGCTGGAGCAGGGCCAGGCCATTGATGACCTCGTGCCTGCCCAGAAGTGA